The DNA window TGGGCGCTGCCGTTCCCCGCGCTCGCCGCGGCGGCGGCGCTGGCGGGGCTGCTGGCCCTGCCGGTGTTCAGCGTCACCCGGCAGTGCCTGGCCGCCATGGTGCCCGCGCCGCAGCGGCGCACCGGGTTCACGATCGACTCGATGCTGGTCGAGCTGTCCTACATGACCGGTCCCGCGCTCGCCGTGGCGGGCCTGACCACGCTGGGCAGCACCGTGACGATGACGGTCATCGGGGCCGGCATGACGGTCGCGGGCCTCGGCCTGCTCGCGCTCAACCCGCCCACGCGCTCGGCGGCCGAGAAGGAGCACGAGGCGCGCGTCGGCAGAGTGGCGCGGCGCGAATGGCTCACGCCCGCCTTCGGCGGGCTGATGGCCACGGTCGCGGCGGCCACGTTCGTGCTCACCGCGACCGAGCTGTCCCTGGTCGCCACCATGACCGACGCGGGCGACACCACGTGGGTGGGCCTCGCCGTCGGCATCTGGTGCGTCTACTCGCTGGTCGGAGGCTTCGTGTACGGCGGGCTGTCGCGGGGCTTCTCGCCGTTCGCGCTGATCGCGGGCATGGGCCTGCTGACGGTGCCCGTCGGGCTGGTGGCCGGCGACTGGCGCCTGCTCGTCCTGGCACTCCTGCCGGCCGGTCTGCTGTGCGCGCCTGCGCTGTCGTCCACGGTCGACGTCGTCAGCGGCCGGGTGCCGGCGGCCGCCCGGGGCGAGGCGATGGGCCTCCACGGCACCGCGCTGCTCATCGGCGGCGCGGCCTCCGCGCCGATCGCCGGTGCGGTCATCGACGGGGTGGGGCCGTCGTGGGCGTTCGCGGTGGCCGGGCTGACCGGCGTGGCCATCGTCCTGACCGCACTGCCCCTGTGGCGCCGCCGCCGGCCCGCCCTGCTGGACCCCGCCCTGGCCCCGCTGAACCCCGTCCGGGACGCTCCGTCGGCGCCGGACGCTCCGGGTGCTCCGACACCTCCCGCTACTCCGGCTGCTCCGGGTTCCTGAGCTGGCCGGGCGCTGAGTCGAGCGCGCGGCGCCGGGCCACGGGGGCGCCGGTGCCGCGCGCTCGCATGTGACGCGGCGATGACGGCAGAGGGCCGGCCGTTCACGCCGAATTTACGAAACGGGACCGTTGCGTATCGGAATGCCTTGCGATACGTTGGCGTAGCGAAACTTAGCCGTATCGAAATTAAGGACGTTCATGGACCCGAACTCGGGGCATCCACGCCGATGGGCCATCCTCGGCGTACTGGTGTTCAGCCTGCTGGCGGTCGTGCTCGACAACACGATCCTCAACGTGGCGATGAAGACCATCTCCGATCCCACCGCCGGCCTGGGCGCGACACAGAGCGAGCTGGAATGGGCGATCAACTCCTACACGCTGGTGTTCGCCGGGTTGTTGTTCACCTTCGGCGTGATCGGTGACCGCACGGGCCGCAAGCGCATGCTGGTCGTCGGCATGGTGCTGTTCGGCCTGGCCTCGCTCGCCAGCGCCTACGCCCAGGACCCGATGCAGCTCATCCTGGCCAGGGCGGCGATGGGCATCGGCGGCGCGGCGATCATGCCCGCCACCCTGGCCATCATCTCCAACGTCTTCCCGCCCGCCGAGCGCGGCCGGGCGATCGGCGTGTGGGCGGCCGGCGTGGGCCTCGCCGTGGCGATCGGCCCCATCACGGGCGGCCTGCTGATCCAGCACTTCTGGTGGGGCTCGGTCTTCCTCGTCAACGTGCCGATCGTGGTCGTCGGGGTGATCCTCATCGCCGCGATCGTGCCCGAGTCGAAGGACCCGAAGCCGTCCAGGCTCGACCCGGTCGGCGTGATCCTGTCGATCATCGGCCTGGTCTCCCTCGTCTACGGCATCATCCGCGGCGGCTACCTCGGCACCGTGGCCAGCGCCGAGGTGCTGGTGCCCACCCTCGCCGGGGTGGCGGTGCTGGGGGTGTTCGTCTGGTGGGAGCGGCGCATCGACCACCCGGTCTTCGACGTACGCAGCTTCGCCAACCCCAAGTTCGGCTCGGCCATCGCCATGATGGGCATCGTGTTCTTCGCGATGATGGGCGGGATGTTCTTCCTGACCTTCTACCTGCAGATCGTGCTCGGTTACACGGCGCTGCAGGCGGGGGCGCTGATGATCCCGTTCGCCGCCGCGCAGCTCATCTTCGCGCCGCTCAGCCAGCGGGTGAACGAGCGTGTCGGCGCCAAGCTGGCCGCGACCGTCAGCATGATCGTGATCGCGCTGGTGCTGAGCAGCTACGCCTTCATGACCGAGAACACCCCGATCCTGCTCATCGAGGTCGTCTTCTTCGTCCAGGGCGCCGCGATGGCCAACATCATGCCGCCCGCCACGACCGCGATCATGGAGGCGCTGCCCAGGGAGAAGGCCGGCGTCGGCTCGGCCATGAGCAACACCGTCCGCCAGGTGGCCGGCGCGCTCGGCGTGGCCGTGCTCGGCTCGGTGCTGTCGTCGAGCTACCGTGGGCACATGGAGCCGGTGCTCGCCGGTCTGCCGGCCGGCGTCCAGCACGCCGCGGGCGAGTCCATCATGGCCACCATGGGCGTCGCCGAGGCGCTCGGCGAGCGTGGCCAGGCCCTGATCAAGCCGGCGTTCGCGGCGTTCATCGAGGGCATGCACGTCACGGCGCTCGTCTCGGCCGCGATCGCGCTGCTCGGCGTCGTCGTGGTGGCCCGCTGGATGCCGGGCAGGCCGAAGCCGGTCCAGCAGGCGGAACAGAAGGAACCAGCGGTAGTGTGAGGCCGCGTTGACATCCTCCCCCTCGTGAACGAGGGGGATTCCGACCGTCGCCGGTCGGTCTTCCTGCTTCATCGCCGGTCGCCCGCCCGAGAGGAGGACTCCCGTTGAGGTCTTACGCCAGCTCCACAGGCGTTTCAGCTCTCCGCCGGCCCGGCGGCGAGCAGCATGTTCTGGGCCGCGTTCACTTCGCGGTCATGGACCGCGCCACAGGCACAGACCCACTCACGGACGCTCAACGGCATCTCCTCCTGCAGCGTCCCGCAGTCCGAGCACAGCTTGGAGGAGGGAAAGAAACGGTCTGTCACCGCCAGCGTGCGGCCGTACCAGGCCGTCTTGTACTCCAGCATGCGCCGCAGCTCCCGCCAGCCGGCGTCGGAGATGGCGCGGGCGAGCGCATGGTTCTTCAGCAGGTTGCGTACGGCCAGGTCCTCCACGGCGATCACTTGATTCTCGCGTACCAGCCGTGTGGTGACCTTGTGCAGGTAGTCCCGGCGCCGGTCGGCGATCCGGGCGTGCACCTTCGCCACTTTCAGCCGGGCTTTGGCCCGGTTGTTCGATCCTTTCTGTTTGCGGGCCAGTGCCCGCTGTGCTTTGGCCAGTCTGCGCCGCTCACGACGCTCGTGACGCGGGTTGGCGATCTGCTCGCCGCACGACAGCGTGAGCAGGGCGGTGAGGCCGGCGTCCACGCCGATCGACCGCTCGACCGGCGGCAACGGCGCGATCTTCTCCTCCACCAGCAAGGACACGAACCACCGCCCGGCCGCGTCCCGGCTCACGGTGACCGTGGACGGCTCGGCTCCCTCGGGCAGCGGGCGCGACCATACGATGTTCAGCGGCGCGTTCATTTTGGCCAGGGTGAGCCGGCCGTCGCGCCAGCGGAACGCCGAGCGGGTGTACTCGGCCGACGCCCGCGACTTCTTCTTGCTCTTGAACGTCGGGTACTTGGCCCGTTTGGCGAAGAAGTTCGCGAACGCTCCCTGCAGATGCCGCAGCGTCTGCTGCAGCGGCACCGACGACACCTCGTTCAGGAACGCCAGCTCGGGTGTCTTCTTCCACGCGGTCAGCGTCGCGGACGACTCGGTGTAGGAGACGCCGCGGCCTTCCAGCTTGTGGGCGCGGGTCCGCTCTTCGAGTGCTTTGTTGTAGACCAGGCGCACACAGCCGAACGTCCGGACAAGCTGTTCGGCCTGTTCGGGGGTCGGATAAAAGCGGTACTTGTAGGCCCGCTTCACCAGCTGCGCCACCCCTCGATCCTAGGTGCGAGGTCACTCGCGCACCGGCCGATTCGGAAAGATGGCGGCGGTCAGCCTGGCGGCGTACCGCCTGCTCCTGCCCTGCTCCGCAGGAGTCCGATTCCTTCCCCGCCTGAAGGCGGGGGTCTCCTCGGAGGCATCTGATGACCATCCAGGGAACAGGGACCGCCCGGCCGGCCGGGCGCCCGCGCAGCGAGAAGGCCGAGAAGGCGATCACCGAGGCGACCCTCGACCTGATCGCCGAGGGCATGGGCGTCTCCGAGCTGTCCATCGAGGCGATCGCGTCGAGGGCGGGCGTCGGCAAGACCACGATCTACCGGCGCTGGTCCAGCAAGGAGGACCTGGTCGTCGACGCCCTGGCCACGCTCAAGGCGCCGCTGCCCCCGCTCGCCGGCGTCTCCGTGCGCGACGACCTCATCACCCTGCTCGACGCCATGCGCGTCGAGTCGGGCAACCGGCGCGGCCGGTGCGTGATGAACATCGCGATGAGCGAGGCCGACCGGCACCCGCGGCTGACGGAGCGCTTCGTCAAGCGCGCCATCGAGCCCCGGCGGCGGGCCCTCCAGGAGGTCGTCGAGCGCGGCGTCGCCTCGGGCGAGCTGCGGCCCGACCTCGACGTCACCCTGGCCATGGCCATCCTGTCCGGCACCATGATGTGGCACTCCAAGTGGGGGCCGTCCGGCGACCTGCCGGAGGACCTCGCCGAGCGAGTCGTCGACATGGCCCTGGCCGGCATGGCCCCGCCCGCCCCGTAAGAGCGCCCCGGGCGGCCCGGCCCGCCGGGTGAGAGAGTTCCGGTCCGGTCCCGCCCGCCCCGTGAGAGCGATCGGGCGGGTGGGTCACGACGAGGTGCGGCGGCGGAACAGCACGGCGGCGACGGGCAGGCTGAGTGCCACGATGCCGGCCAGCCAGGCCGCCGCCACCACCCCCGACGACCCCATCGGCACCCCGTCGAGGAGCAGCGAGCGCAGGGTCGCGACGGCGGGCGTCAGCGGCTGGTTGGCGGCGAAGTCGCGCAGCACGTCCGGCATCGTCTCCGCGGGGACGACCCCGTCCGACACGTACGGCAGGAACAGCACCACGAAGCTGAACGCCCCCGCCGCCTGCGTCGAGCGCACCAGCAGGCCCCAGACGGCCGCCAGCGACGACATCGCCAGCACGTATCCGGCCAGCAGGGCGGCCACCAGCAGCCACTCCGTGAGCGTGGCGTGCGGCCGGAACCCCAGGAGCACCGCCGACGCCAGCGCCAGGCCGCAGGCCACCACGTTGCGGAGCACTGAGGCGAGCACGTGCCCGGCGGGCACCAGCCAGCCGCCGATGGGCAGCGTGCGGAAGCGGTCCATCATGCCGCCGGTCATGTCCTCGGCGATGGTGATGGCGGTCGTGGCGGCGCCGTACCCGCCGGACATCAGCAGCACCGCCGGGACCACGAAGTCGATGTAGGCGAGGCCGCTGGAGCCGGTGCTGATCGCGCCGCCGAAGACGTAGACGAAGACCACCATGATGATCACAGGCAGGGCGATGTTCACGATCAGGCCGTCGACGACGCGCAGCTCGCGGCGCAGGTCGCGGACGACGAGGCGGTAGAGGTCAGCCGCCGGGGCTGCTCCCCGGCGCGGGTGCACGGCGCTCATGCCGCGGCCTCCGTCAGCTCGAAGAAGACGTCGTCGAGGGTGGGGGTGCGCAGCTCCACGCGCTCGACCTCGACGGCGGCGCGGTGGAGCGCGTCCAGCGCGCGCCGCAGGTCGCCGGGACCGTGCACGGCGAGCGTGATCTCCCCCCGCCCGGCCTGTTGCCCTGCCTGCTGTCCGGTCTGCTGTCCGGTTTGCGGTGTGGCCTGGTGGCCGGCCTGCTGTGTCGCCGTCTGTTGGGCGACGGGGGTGAGGCCGGCGAGGGTCGCGCGGGCCCGTGGCACGTCCTCGGGGCAGGCCAGGCTCAGCACCAGCCGCTCGGTCCCCACCTGGCGCTTCAGCTCGGCGGGGGAGCCGTCGGCCACCAGCCGCCCGCCGTGGATCACCGCGACCCGGTCCGCGAGCTGGTCGGCCTCCTCCAGATACTGCGTCGTCAGCAGGATCGTCGTGCCCGACGCGAGCAGTTCGCGGATCACCGCCCACAGCTCGGCGCGGCTGCGCGGATCGAGCCCGGTCGTGGGCTCGTCCAGGAACAGGATCCGCGGCTCGGCCACCATCCCCGCCGCCAGGTCCAGCCGCCGTCGCATGCCGCCCGAGTACGTCCCCACCCGCCGGTCCGCCGCCCCGGTCAGGTCGAAGCGCTCCAGCAGCTCGCCGGCCCGCCGCCGTGAGGCACGGCGTCCCAGGTGGTGCAGCCCGGCGAACAGCACCAGGTTCTCCCGGCCGGTCAGCAGGTCGTCCACCGTGGCCTGCTGCGCCGTCAGCCCGATCACCCGCCGCACGGCCCGACCCTCGCGTGTGACGTCGTGGCCGCCGACCGTCGCCGTGCCGCCGTCGGGGGCGAGCAGCGTGGTCAGGATGCGGACGGTGGTCGTCTTGCCCGAGCCGTTGGGGCCGAGCAGGGCCAGCAACGTGCCGGCCGGCACGGTCAGGTCGATCCCGGCGAGGACCCGGGTCTCCCCGAACGACTTCGTCAGCCCGCGGGCGTGGATGGCATCTGTTAACGGCGTACTGTGTATGACGTTCATAGTTTCACGATACTGCAGAATCCAAGGAGCAAGTCAAGGAGGGGTGAGCATGGGGGAGGAACGGCCGCTGCCGTCGGTCGTGGCGCGCATGTGGGGACGCGAGCCGGTGACCCGGCGCGGGCCGCGGCCCCGCCTGGACCTCGCGACGATCACGGCCGCCGCCGTGGAGATCGCCGACGCCGAAGGGCTCGCCGGGGTGTCGATGGCGAGCGTCGCCTCGCGGGTCGGCGTTGCGGCGACGGCGCTCTACCGGTACGTCGGCAGCAAGGAGGAACTGCTCACCGTCATGGCCGACGGCGCCGCGCCGCTGCCGCCGGAGCCGGAGGGGCGGCACTGGCGGGCCTACCTGGAGGTGTGGACCCGGGCCCAGCGCGACATCCTGCTCGGCCACCCGTGGCTGCTGGCGGTGGCCCGCCTCGCCCCGCCGCTCGGGCCGCGCCGGCTGCTGTGGCTGGACCGCGCCCTGGCCGCGCTCGGCGGCACCGGCCTCCACGACGGCGAGAAGGTCAACGTGGCCACCGCACTGACCGGCTACGCGCTCACCGACGCGGCGCTCGTCCACAGCATGGCCGGCGGCCACCCGCAGCTTGAGGAGGCCGGGATCGAGGGGGCGGCCGACTACGGCGAGATGCTGGCCGAGGTCCTCGACCCGGACGCCTATCCCGCTCTGGCCGCCGCGATGCGTTCGGGCGCCATGGGCGGCGGCGAGGGCGGCTGGGTGGAGGACGCCGACTTCGTCTTCGGCCTGAACCTGCTGCTGGACGGCGTCGAGACCCTCATCAGCCGCCGCTCCGGCACCGCCCCTTAGGCCGCGCCGCCCCGTCTACTGGCCTCACCCCACTCCCGTCGGCCACGGCCGTGAAGGGAAGCGAATCCGATCCGCCCCTGCCAAGGTGCCGGATGCTCACGTCCCGAGTGGGGGAGGGGGTGGGGTGGTGACGCCAAGGTGCCGGATGCTCACGTCCCGGGTGGGGGAGGGGGTGGGGTGGTGACGCCAAGGTGCCGGGTGCTTCCGTCCCGGGTGGGGGAGGGGGTTGACGTGGTGGGTGCCGTTCCCGGTCAAGGGTGCTGGAGGGCGGAGGTGAGGAGGGTGTCGAGTGCTCGCTGGGACGTCTGCAGGCGTTCGATGGTGTCGGCGATGCGTCGGCGTTCGCGCCGCAGGTGGCCGAGCATGCCGGGGCAGGCCGCGGCGACCATCCGCCCGCCCTCGTCGTCGTGGACGCAGCTCAGCAGCCGGGCGATGACCGCCGTGGGCAGCCCGGCGGCGAGCAGGGCCCGGATGTGCCGGACCGCGGCGACGTCCGCCTCGGCGTACTCCCGGTAGCCGTTGGGCAGCCGCACCGGCCGGAGGAGCCCCTGCTCCTCGTAGTAGCGGAGCAGCCGCTTGCTCACGCCGGTCGCGCGGGCGAGATCGCCGATCCTCATGATGCTCCTTGACCTTCACATGGATGTGACGCCTTACCGTCCCGACTGTCAGTCGTAACGCGCGGACAGGAGCGGACGATGCCAGGAGCGGTGATCATCGGGGCGGGGCCGGGGATCGGAAGGTCGGTGGCGCGGCGGTTCGCCGCCGAGGGCATGCCCGTGGGGCTGGTCTCGCGTACCGGGAGGACCTTGGACGTGGCGGGGGCGCGCGGCTACACCGCCGACTGCGCGGACGAGGACGCGCTGCGGGCCGCCCTGGACGCGGCCGGCGCCGACCTGGGCGTCCCGGACGTCGTGGTCTACAACGCGGCGATCATCCGCCCGGACACGGCGGGCGAGGCCAGGATGCGGCTCCACCTGGACGCCTGGGCGGTCAACGTGGTCGGCGCGCTCGTCGCCGCGGCGCACCTGGCGCCCGCGATGGCCGGGCGCGGCGGCGGGACGTTCATCATCACCGGCGGCATGCCGGAGCCCAAGCGGCAGTACGTGAGCCTGTCGCTCGGCAAGAGCGGCGTGCGGACGCTGGTGTCGCTGCTCGACCAGGAGTACGGCCCGTCGGGGGTGCACGTCGCCTCGGTCACCGTGGCGGGCCCGGTCGCCCCCGGCACCCCCTTCGACCCGGACGACATCGCCGAGCACTACTGGCGCCTGCACACCCAGCCCCGCGACCGGTGGCAGCACGAAGTCCTCCACGCGGGCGAGCCCGCGGACTGACCGCAGGACGACGTCCGTCGGAGGAGGCGGGCGAGCGGGCGGGCGAAGGCAGGGGGAGTCGGACAGGGGAGAGGGGGAGAGGGGGAGAGGGGGAGAGGCAACGGCGGTCGGGGACGGCCCGCGCCCGGCAGCGGCGAGGTCGGAGCCTGTGAGGGGAGGGGAGGGGAGGGCGGTGAAGGGGGCGGTCAGCAGGGGTCAGGGGGAGGCGAGGGCCAGGGGAGGCGAGGGTCAGGGGTGGCGGGGGTCAGGGGTGGTGGGGGTCAGGGTGAAGGGGGCGGTGGCGGCGGTGCGGCCGTTGAGGATGATGTCGAGCTCGCGTGGGCCCGGCGGCTCGTCCCTGGTGGTGACCGGGCGGAAGGAGTGGGCCTTGCGGACGACGAACGTGGCGCCCGGCGCGGCCGCCTCCCGCTGCCCCAGGTGGAACACGCGCCGCGAGCCGGGTCGGCGGACGGCGTATTTGAGGAGCAGCGGCCCGGCCGCGCCGGAGGTCACCGTGACGGTGAAGGCGAGTGCGCCGCCGACGGCGACCGTGTCGGCCTCCAGGGACAGTGACTCCACCTCGCCGCTGCCGGGCACGGCTCCCACCAGGGCGAGCGCCTCGGGATGGCCGGACCGCAGGAGGCCGCGCACCGCGTGCCGCAGCACCTTCTCGACGTGGGAGCCGCCGCCGGACCGCCAGCGCGCCAGCAGGGCGAGCGCCGCCTCGGGATGGTCCTTGGCGAGGTCGTTGACGTGGTTGGCGACCGAGCGGCGGACGTATGCGCTGGGGTCGTCGCGCAGGCGGTCGAGCAGGGGCAGCGTGGGGCCGGGGGTCATGAGCCAGCCCACGCGGGCGGCCCAGGGCAGGCGCGGCCGGGTGCCCTCGGACGCGAGCCGCCGCAGGTGCTCGTCCGGGGACTCCGCCCAGGCGTACATGATCTTGAGGGCGTCGTCGCGGTGGTGCTCCAGGTAGGGGCGGACGGCGAACTCGCCCGTGGCGTGGGGCGTGAGCGTGGCCAGCGTCTCCATCGCCGGCCGCAGGTGGCCGAGCCCGTGGACCGCCGTGTGCTCGGTGGCGGGCCAGCCGCTCCACAGGTCGAGCGGCACCCGCGCGGCGCTCTCGCGCACCACGGCGGCGGCCTGCGGGTAGGGCAGCGGCAGGGCCTCGTGCAGGGCGTCGGCCACGTGCCTGACGCGGCCCTTCAGCTCCAGCCCGGCGAGCCCGCCGAGGGCGCGCGCCACGAACCGCTCGCGGGGGAACGGCGGCCACGCGGCGGCCAGCCCGTCGGCCAGCGTCGAGACGGACCGGAGGCCGATCATGTCCTTCAGGGGTTGCGCCACGCGGACACTCTGCCAGCCGCCACCGACAAAAAGCGTCAGGTGACGGTGATGAGCCGGATGAGCTCCTCGCGGAAGCGGTCGTAGTCCTCGACGGCGCCGAGCAGGTCGCCGGAGTCGCGTTCCTTCTCGCGGGCCATGGCGAGGACCGCGTCCCCGGCCTCGGTGAGCTCCACCAGCATGCGGCGGCGGTCGTGCGGGTCGGCGCGCTTGACGACGTGGCCGGAGCGGCGCAGGTGCTCGATGGTGCGGCTCATGGTCTGGTCGGTGACGCGGCAGGCCGCCGCGAGCTCGCGCTGCGTGCGCGGCCCCGGGGTGAGGTGGTGCAGGGCGATCAGCCCGGCGTGGGAGAGCTGGTGGGCGGCGAGGAAGTCGTGGAAGCGCCGCTCGACCAGCCGCGCCGCCACCGACAGCAGCCGGCCCACGGGCCATGAGCTGACGTCGTCGCGCATGTCCTGCGGGTCGCCGGGGGCGGGTCGTTCCTGCGCCACCCGCTCATTGTTCCAGACGGGCCGGCTCCCGTGACCGTCCGAGCCGGGCCGCCCGCAGGCCGAGCCACAGCAGCACCGCCAGCACGCCCACGAGCAGGTACTCGATCGCCGGGATGCGCACCACGGCCGACACCCCGCCGAGGTCCCCGCGCAGGCCGTACACGACGAGGGCGCCGGCCGCGTACGCGATCCCGAGCGCCCAGCGCGTGCCCCGCCCGAGCCCGAGCCCGTGCATCTGGGTGACGACGAACACGCCCAGGAAGCCGAACAGGAACATCGGCCAGCTCCCGTCCGGGCCGCTGTTCATGAGGGCCACGAGCGTGCCGTGGGCCGCCACGGCCAGCTCCAGCGTGAGGGTCCACCAGCGGTTGGTGTGCGCCCGGGTGAGGAAGAGGCTGCCCTGCAGGAGCAGCAGGAACATGTAGAGGAACCCGACGAGGTGGCCGCCGGTGTTCTCCATCGGGTGGTACCAGAACGTGTAGACCGCCGCCCAGCTGAACAGGTAGCCGTGGTAGCGGCGGGCGAAGGCGACGATCTCCTGCCCGATCGGCGCCGGCCGGCCGAGGAACAGGCCGCGCCGCCGGTTCTCCATGAGCAGCACCGCCACCAGCAGCAGGATCACCGAGCCCTGCGAGCTGAAGATCGACACGTCCTGGGCGAGGCCGTCGTAGAAGAGCTGGGTCTGGAGCAGGTGGAGGACGACGAAGCCGGTGTTCACGGCCAGCGCGGTGACGTTGAGGCGGTGCAGGCCGGAGGTGTAGCGGCGGACGCGGGTCTGGGCGCGGTGGATCAGCCACCAGAACGCGACCTGGTGGGCGGCGTAGCACAGCCAGGCCGAGGCGCGGGTCCAGGCGGTGGGCTCGGGCAGCTTCCAGTAGTACCAGGAGGCGCCCTGGTCGGGGAGCAGGGTGATGCCCTGCAGCCGCTGCCCGAGCAGCCACACCAGCCCGGTGAGCGCGGCGCCGGCGGCCACACCGACGGTCAGCACCCGCCCGGCCCGCACATCCTTCAGCATGCTGAACATTATGCGAGTCGTTCAGCGCGCTGAACAGACTCAGGCGGTGGTCTCCCTCCACCGGTTGGTGATCGGCAGACGGCGGTCCCGGCCGAAGTTCTTCGGCGTGATCTTCGGGCCCGGCGGGTACTGGCGGCGCTTGTACTCGGCGAGGTCCACCAGCCGGATCACCCGCGTCACCAGCTCGGGGTCGTGCCCGGCGGCGATGAGCTCCTGCGAGCCCATGTCCTTCTCGACGTAGTCGTCGAGCAGCCGGTCCAGCACCTCGTAAGGAGGCAGCGAGTCGGTGTCGCGCTGGTCCGGCCGCAGCTCCGCGCTCGGCTCCTTGACGATCGAGTTCTCCGGGATCGGCCGCTCGGCCTCCAGCAGGAAGCCCGGGCGGGTGTGGGCGTTGCGCCAGCGGGACAGCTCCCACACCATCGTCTTCGGGACGTCCTTGATCGGCGCGAAGCCGCCGGCCGAGTCGCCGTAGAGGGTGGAGTAGCCGGTCGCGAGCTCGCTCTTGTTGCCGGTGGTGAGCACCAGGTGGCCGTTCTGGTTGGACAGCCCCATGAGGATCATGCCGCGCACCCGGGCCTGGAGGTTCTCGGCGGCCAGGCCGGACAGCTCGACCTCCTTCTCGAACGCGGTCACGATGTCGGCGATCGGCGCGATCCGCGCGTGCAGGCCCTGCCGCCGCACCAGCTCCTCGGCGTCCGTCACCGAGTGGTCGGAGGAGTAGCGGGAGGGCATGAGCACCACGTTGACCCGGTCGGGGCCGATGGCGTCGGCGGCGATCGTGGCGGTCAGCGCCGAGTCGATGCCGCCGGACAGGCCGAGGATGACCGAGCGGAAGCCGTTCTTGGCGACGTAGTCGCGCACCGCGAGCACCAGTGCCGAGTAGACCTCGGCGTGCGGGTCCAGCCGGTCGGCGACGGGCGCGGGCTCGGCCGGGCGGGGCGCGGCGGGCTCGGCCGACAGCACCAGGCGCTCGACGGTGATCGTGGTGCCGTCGCCCGCGTCGTACGGGAACGAGCCCGTCGCGGCGTCCGAGACCGGCAGGTCCTCCAGGTCCACCACCAGCAGCTCCTCGCGGAACTGCCCGGCCCGCGCCACCAGGGCGCCCGTGGCGTCCACGACCAGCGAGTCGCCGTCGAAGACCAGCTCGTCCTGCCCGCCGACCTGGTTGGCGTAGGCCAGCGCGCAGCCGGCCTCGCGGGCCCGCCGCGCGCACAGCTCCAGGCGGACGTCGTCCTTCTCCTTCTCGTACGGAGAGGCGTTCGGCACCACCAGCAGCCCCGCTCCGGCCTGCCCGACGACGGACACCGGGCCGCCGTCCTGCCAGAGGTCCTCGCAGACGGCGACGGCGACGTCCACGCCGTGCAGCCGGAAGATCGGCAGCCGGTCGCCGCGCACGAAGTAGCGGTATTCGTCGAACACCCCGTAGTTGGGCAGGTGGTGCTTGGCCGTGCGGGCGACGACCTCGCCCCGGTGGAGGATCGCGGCGGCGTCCAGGGGGGCGCCCTTCGGCTGGCCGACGCGGGGGGCGAGGCCGGCGCGGTCGACGTAGCCGGCCACCACGGGCAGCTCGCCGAGGCCCTCCTCCCGCAGCCTGCGCGCCACCTGCTCCAGGGTGCGGATGCTGGCGTCCACGAAGGACGTCCGCAGCACCAGGTCCTCGACGGGGTAGCCGGTGAGGAACATCTCGGTGAAGACGACGAGGTCAGCGCCGCGCTCGGCGGCGTCACGGGTCCACTGGACCAGCCGGTCCGCGTTGGCGCTCAGGTCGCCTACGGTCGGGTTCGTCTGTGCCAGGGCGATGCGCAGGTGTGCCACGCGGACCAGCCTAGTACGCCCCGATTTTTATCGTCAAAGAGACGAAAAGTGGGCCTTCTCGCCAGGAGTCACCAGACCGGACTCGTACGCCGTCATGACGAGCTGCGCCCGGTCGAACAGCCCCAGGTGCTCCAGCAGCGACTTGACCATCGCCCCGACCTCCTCCTCCGGCAGCGACAGCGTCTGGCCGATCTGCCGGTTCGTCAGCCCGCGCGCGACGAGTTTCAGCACGTCGAGCCGGGCGTCGGAGAGCCCGGCCAGCGCCGGGGGAGAGGACGGGTCGGTGCGCCCGGCGAACGCCGAGATCAGCCGGGTGGTCATCGCCGGGTCGATGAGCGCGTCCCCGGCCGCCGCCGCCCTGATCGCCGCGAGGAACTGCTCGGGGGCCGCGGTCTTCAGCAGGAAGCCGCTCACGCCCGCGCGCAGCGCCGCGTACAGGTTCTCGTCGCTGCCGAACGTGGTCATCATGACGACCTTGGGCGGGTCGTCGCCGGCCAGGATCCTGCGGGCCGCGGCCAGGCCGTC is part of the Nonomuraea coxensis DSM 45129 genome and encodes:
- a CDS encoding MFS transporter — its product is MALDPYRRLLRIPGVPTLLVVGLLARVPATATGMALTLHVAEVLQLGYAKAGLVTMASTIGMAVGSPLSGRLVDRHGLRPVLAVTTAAQAAFWSCAWALPFPALAAAAALAGLLALPVFSVTRQCLAAMVPAPQRRTGFTIDSMLVELSYMTGPALAVAGLTTLGSTVTMTVIGAGMTVAGLGLLALNPPTRSAAEKEHEARVGRVARREWLTPAFGGLMATVAAATFVLTATELSLVATMTDAGDTTWVGLAVGIWCVYSLVGGFVYGGLSRGFSPFALIAGMGLLTVPVGLVAGDWRLLVLALLPAGLLCAPALSSTVDVVSGRVPAAARGEAMGLHGTALLIGGAASAPIAGAVIDGVGPSWAFAVAGLTGVAIVLTALPLWRRRRPALLDPALAPLNPVRDAPSAPDAPGAPTPPATPAAPGS
- a CDS encoding DHA2 family efflux MFS transporter permease subunit produces the protein MDPNSGHPRRWAILGVLVFSLLAVVLDNTILNVAMKTISDPTAGLGATQSELEWAINSYTLVFAGLLFTFGVIGDRTGRKRMLVVGMVLFGLASLASAYAQDPMQLILARAAMGIGGAAIMPATLAIISNVFPPAERGRAIGVWAAGVGLAVAIGPITGGLLIQHFWWGSVFLVNVPIVVVGVILIAAIVPESKDPKPSRLDPVGVILSIIGLVSLVYGIIRGGYLGTVASAEVLVPTLAGVAVLGVFVWWERRIDHPVFDVRSFANPKFGSAIAMMGIVFFAMMGGMFFLTFYLQIVLGYTALQAGALMIPFAAAQLIFAPLSQRVNERVGAKLAATVSMIVIALVLSSYAFMTENTPILLIEVVFFVQGAAMANIMPPATTAIMEALPREKAGVGSAMSNTVRQVAGALGVAVLGSVLSSSYRGHMEPVLAGLPAGVQHAAGESIMATMGVAEALGERGQALIKPAFAAFIEGMHVTALVSAAIALLGVVVVARWMPGRPKPVQQAEQKEPAVV
- a CDS encoding TetR/AcrR family transcriptional regulator, which produces MTIQGTGTARPAGRPRSEKAEKAITEATLDLIAEGMGVSELSIEAIASRAGVGKTTIYRRWSSKEDLVVDALATLKAPLPPLAGVSVRDDLITLLDAMRVESGNRRGRCVMNIAMSEADRHPRLTERFVKRAIEPRRRALQEVVERGVASGELRPDLDVTLAMAILSGTMMWHSKWGPSGDLPEDLAERVVDMALAGMAPPAP
- a CDS encoding ABC transporter permease; the protein is MSAVHPRRGAAPAADLYRLVVRDLRRELRVVDGLIVNIALPVIIMVVFVYVFGGAISTGSSGLAYIDFVVPAVLLMSGGYGAATTAITIAEDMTGGMMDRFRTLPIGGWLVPAGHVLASVLRNVVACGLALASAVLLGFRPHATLTEWLLVAALLAGYVLAMSSLAAVWGLLVRSTQAAGAFSFVVLFLPYVSDGVVPAETMPDVLRDFAANQPLTPAVATLRSLLLDGVPMGSSGVVAAAWLAGIVALSLPVAAVLFRRRTSS
- a CDS encoding daunorubicin resistance protein DrrA family ABC transporter ATP-binding protein, which translates into the protein MNVIHSTPLTDAIHARGLTKSFGETRVLAGIDLTVPAGTLLALLGPNGSGKTTTVRILTTLLAPDGGTATVGGHDVTREGRAVRRVIGLTAQQATVDDLLTGRENLVLFAGLHHLGRRASRRRAGELLERFDLTGAADRRVGTYSGGMRRRLDLAAGMVAEPRILFLDEPTTGLDPRSRAELWAVIRELLASGTTILLTTQYLEEADQLADRVAVIHGGRLVADGSPAELKRQVGTERLVLSLACPEDVPRARATLAGLTPVAQQTATQQAGHQATPQTGQQTGQQAGQQAGRGEITLAVHGPGDLRRALDALHRAAVEVERVELRTPTLDDVFFELTEAAA